A window of Streptomyces sp. SAI-127 contains these coding sequences:
- a CDS encoding O-acetyl-ADP-ribose deacetylase: MTTIRLVQGDITRESADAIVNAANSSLLGGGGVDGAIHRRGGPAILADCRKLRAGHYGKGLPTGKAVATTAGDLDARWVIHTVGPRHSQEEDRSELLASCYRESLRVADELGARTVAFPAVSAGIYGWPIDDAARIAVETVRETQTAVEEARFVLFDEKAYQAFVRQVD, from the coding sequence ATGACCACCATCAGGCTTGTCCAGGGCGACATCACCCGAGAGAGCGCAGACGCGATCGTCAACGCCGCGAATTCCTCCCTCCTCGGCGGGGGAGGAGTCGACGGCGCCATCCACCGCCGCGGCGGCCCCGCGATCCTGGCGGACTGCCGCAAGCTGCGCGCCGGTCACTACGGCAAGGGGCTCCCCACCGGCAAGGCGGTCGCCACCACCGCGGGCGATCTGGACGCGCGCTGGGTGATCCACACCGTCGGCCCCCGCCACAGCCAGGAGGAGGACCGCTCGGAGCTGCTGGCCTCCTGCTACCGGGAGTCCCTGCGCGTCGCCGACGAACTGGGCGCTCGGACCGTCGCCTTCCCGGCCGTCTCCGCCGGCATCTACGGCTGGCCGATCGACGACGCCGCCCGGATCGCGGTGGAGACCGTACGGGAGACCCAGACCGCGGTCGAGGAGGCCCGGTTCGTGCTGTTCGACGAGAAGGCCTACCAGGCGTTCGTGCGGCAGGTCGACTGA
- a CDS encoding nucleotide pyrophosphatase/phosphodiesterase family protein, producing MTSRVVVLDIVGLTPNLLKHMPAVSALGERGFRSRLDTVLPAVTCTVQSTLLTGELPATHGVVANGWYFRDLGEVMLWRQHNALVGGEKIWDAARAQDPDYKVANVCWWYAMGADVDWTVTPRPVYYSDGRKEPDCYTWPPALHDELTDRLGEFPLFTYWGPNAGMPSTQWILAAARQIFDEKHPDLTLVYIPHLDYEPQRSGPDSPATIRAARQLDDALRPLIDHFLEAGATVVALSEYGIAPASRPVDINRALRRAGLLEVHTQDGMEYLDPWTSRAFAVADHQLAHVYVKDRADTEAVAKIVRELDGVGQVLDAEGKRAHGLDHERSGELVAIADHDAWFTYYYWLDDERAPDFARQVEIHRKPGYDPAELLYDEEVPAVKLRAVGQVARKKLGFRYRIQTVPLDPSGVRGSHGRLPADAGYGPVLLCSEPERAKEVYAATEVKSLLLGLAGLDAPGATTASG from the coding sequence ATGACCAGCCGTGTCGTCGTGCTCGACATCGTCGGGCTGACCCCGAACCTGCTGAAGCACATGCCTGCCGTCTCCGCCCTCGGCGAGCGCGGCTTCCGATCCCGGCTCGACACCGTGCTCCCCGCCGTCACCTGCACCGTCCAGTCCACCCTCCTGACCGGCGAACTCCCCGCCACCCATGGAGTCGTGGCCAACGGCTGGTACTTCCGCGACCTCGGCGAGGTCATGCTGTGGCGGCAGCACAACGCCCTGGTCGGCGGCGAGAAGATCTGGGACGCGGCCCGCGCCCAGGACCCCGACTACAAGGTGGCCAACGTCTGCTGGTGGTACGCGATGGGCGCCGACGTCGACTGGACGGTCACCCCGCGCCCCGTCTACTACTCCGACGGCCGCAAGGAACCCGACTGCTACACCTGGCCCCCCGCCCTGCACGACGAACTCACCGACAGACTCGGAGAGTTCCCTCTCTTCACCTACTGGGGCCCGAACGCGGGCATGCCCTCCACCCAGTGGATCCTGGCCGCCGCCCGACAGATCTTCGACGAGAAGCATCCCGACCTCACCCTCGTCTACATCCCGCACCTCGACTACGAACCCCAGCGCTCCGGCCCCGACTCACCGGCCACAATCCGTGCCGCGCGCCAACTCGACGACGCTCTGCGCCCGTTGATCGACCACTTCCTCGAAGCGGGCGCCACCGTCGTCGCGCTCAGCGAGTACGGCATCGCGCCCGCCTCCCGCCCGGTCGACATCAACCGCGCCCTGCGCCGGGCCGGACTCCTCGAAGTCCACACCCAGGACGGTATGGAGTACCTCGACCCCTGGACCTCCCGCGCCTTCGCGGTCGCCGACCACCAGCTCGCTCATGTGTACGTCAAAGACCGGGCCGACACGGAGGCGGTCGCGAAGATCGTCCGTGAACTCGACGGCGTGGGCCAGGTGTTGGACGCCGAGGGCAAGCGGGCACACGGCCTCGACCACGAGCGCTCCGGTGAGCTGGTCGCGATCGCCGATCACGACGCCTGGTTCACCTACTACTACTGGCTCGACGACGAACGAGCACCCGATTTCGCCCGCCAGGTCGAGATCCACCGCAAGCCCGGCTACGACCCCGCCGAACTCCTCTACGACGAGGAGGTCCCGGCGGTGAAGCTGCGCGCCGTCGGTCAGGTCGCCCGCAAGAAGCTCGGTTTCCGCTATCGGATCCAGACGGTTCCGCTGGATCCGTCGGGCGTCCGCGGCAGCCACGGCCGGCTGCCCGCGGACGCCGGCTACGGCCCCGTACTGCTGTGTTCGGAGCCGGAGCGGGCCAAGGAGGTGTACGCGGCCACGGAGGTCAAGTCTCTGCTGCTGGGCCTCGCGGGACTCGACGCACCGGGGGCGACAACAGCCTCCGGCTGA